From a region of the Lactuca sativa cultivar Salinas chromosome 4, Lsat_Salinas_v11, whole genome shotgun sequence genome:
- the LOC111878577 gene encoding disease resistance protein Roq1-like — MRLCYIKVLLVLDDVDNPKQLEVLAGDWFKDRSRIIIKTRDEKVMLAHGLNAKWIHDVDFLSDEEAMRLFSRYAFKRYIPDQGFEKLSSKVVRYSAGLPLTIKVLCSHLCSEEVVVWIDALKRLETIPSLETLEVFQISYDGLEDDLKEIFLDVACFMVGFPKDDAIRAFDSRGFRGIYGLRVLEKNLS; from the coding sequence ATGAGGCTATGCTATATAAAGGTTCTTCTTGTTCTAGACGATGTGGATAATCCAAAGCAGCTTGAGGTGTTAGCTGGTGATTGGTTTAAGGACAGAAGTAGAATCATCATTAAAACAAGAGACGAGAAAGTGATGCTAGCACATGGATTGAATGCGAAGTGGATTCATGATGTCGATTTCTTGTCGGATGAGGAAGCAATGAGGCTGTTTAGTAGGTATGCATTTAAGAGATATATTCCAGATcaagggtttgaaaagttgtcaTCAAAAGTAGTACGTTATTCTGCTGGTCTGCCCTTAACGATCAAAGTTTTGTGTTCACATCTTTGTAGTGAAGAAGTGGTTGTATGGATAGATGCACTAAAAAGACTAGAAACAATTCCATCACTGGAAACTCTAGAGGTATTTCAAATAAGCTATGACGGCCTGGAGGATGATCTCAAGGAAATATTCCTAGATGTTGCATGCTTCATGGTTGGTTTTCCTAAAGATGATGCAATTAGAGCATTTGATAGCCGTGGATTTCGTGGTATCTACGGTTTAAGAGTTCTTGAGAAAAATCTCTCATAA
- the LOC128133823 gene encoding TMV resistance protein N-like, with amino-acid sequence MDRRMQELESSLGIGLNDKARMIGIKAMGGIGKTTLARSIFNKVSSLFEGSCFPNDVREVSKKKGLRSLQKRVLSDVLNIEHRGSVLDGEKS; translated from the coding sequence ATGGACCGCAGGATGCAAGAGCTGGAGTCGTCTTTGGGGATCGGTTTGAACGATAAAGCACGCATGATAGGGATCAAGGCTATGGGAGGCATTGGGAAGACAACATTGGCTAGATCTATATTTAATAAAGTGTCTTCCCTTTTTGAAGGTAGTTGCTTTCCTAATGATGTAAGGGAAGTTTCAAAAAAGAAGGGTTTGCGGTCATTGCAAAAACGAGTCCTTTCAGATGTCCTGAACATTGAACACAGAGGAAGTGTTTTAGATGGGGAAAAATCATGA